The Paracoccus sediminicola genome has a segment encoding these proteins:
- a CDS encoding alpha/beta fold hydrolase: MTPLVLLPGMMCDARLFGPQIAALGSNRAIHAAPIGGHDTMRALAAEVLAHAPPRFALAGLSMGGIVAMEILAQAPERIERLALLDTNPRSELPEIQARRAPQIEAVQAGHLREVMRDEMKPNYLAEGPGRQAVLDLCMDMAMALGPDVFVNQSRALRDRPDRQDVLRAVNVPTLLLCGREDRLCPIERHELMHGLIPGSTLEIIEGAAHLPVLEKPEDTTAALARWLEA, encoded by the coding sequence GTGACCCCACTGGTTCTGTTGCCGGGCATGATGTGCGATGCGCGGCTGTTCGGTCCTCAGATCGCGGCACTCGGGTCGAACCGGGCGATCCATGCCGCGCCGATTGGCGGGCATGACACGATGCGGGCCCTCGCCGCCGAGGTTCTGGCCCACGCCCCGCCGCGCTTCGCGCTTGCCGGGCTGTCCATGGGGGGCATTGTTGCGATGGAGATTCTGGCGCAGGCTCCCGAGCGGATCGAGCGGCTGGCGCTACTGGACACCAATCCGCGCTCCGAGCTGCCCGAGATCCAGGCCCGCCGCGCGCCGCAGATAGAAGCGGTGCAGGCAGGCCATCTTCGCGAAGTCATGCGCGACGAGATGAAGCCGAACTATCTCGCCGAGGGACCGGGACGTCAGGCCGTTCTCGATCTCTGCATGGATATGGCGATGGCGCTTGGCCCGGACGTGTTCGTGAACCAGTCCCGCGCGCTGCGAGACCGTCCCGACCGGCAGGATGTGCTGCGCGCGGTCAATGTTCCGACGCTGCTGCTCTGCGGTCGAGAGGATCGGCTCTGCCCCATCGAGCGGCACGAGCTGATGCATGGGCTGATCCCCGGCTCGACGCTGGAAATCATCGAGGGCGCGGCGCATCTGCCGGTATTGGAGAAACCCGAGGACACCACGGCGGCGCTGGCCCGCTGGCTGGAGGCATAA